The Musa acuminata AAA Group cultivar baxijiao chromosome BXJ2-2, Cavendish_Baxijiao_AAA, whole genome shotgun sequence genome contains the following window.
TTATTTAAGCTCGTCAAAATGGTTGGTATCTTTGAACAAGCACTTCATTTTACTTAAGCTAATAAATGGGCCCAGTAGTAAATTATGGTGTACAATTACGGCACTTGCAGATGGCATTCAAAGTACAGGAAAGCAATAAGCAATCTGAACTCTTATGAGTTTAATGCAATGAATCAGTTTTACCACCAATATAATTGAATTATTCGCTTTTGAGGAACTTAAAGTTGTTTGTTGACAGCCTCATGGAAATGCAAACATTTTTTGGTAGACAAGGACCATGCACAGACTATCAGCTCAAAAATTAGTCCAACAAGCTAACCTCATGGAACATCCAGTAATACTCTTGGACATAGATGATTATTTCCTTAGCACTTATAACCACTATTGCCTCTGAAAGACTATCCTGTTACTAATCCAGAAGCCCTTTTCAGACGTTTACATGAGTCTTTGAAGTTTTCAAAGGAAATAAAATAACTATAAAACTTGAGACAGTCAAAAAGAACGAACTTGAAGCATTGGAACGCACCTGCGACATGGTCGGTGGCGGATTGAGCCCGAGATCTTGCAAGCTTGGTATCTCCCCTGGCTCGATATCCCCCCTCAACGGCAGCCCCTTAACCTCCTCCGGCGTATCAATTGTCTTCCTTACGGTGACGCCCTTTACCTTCTCCCTAAACCCTCCATAGTTGGTCGGCATGTTCTCCAGCTCAAACGGCAAATCGTCGATGTGGTACAGCGTGCTCCCCCAGAAGTACTTCACTTCGACCCCTTCGGCTTCCATCGCCTTGGCGATCCTCTCCTCCACGCGCGCCTCGTCGTGGGACACCTCCCGGTGAGCGTAGACGGCATCAGCGCCGGCCGCACGCGCGAGCTCCGGCAGCACCACCTCGGGTCGGCCGATCCGCACAACGAGGTCGGAGCCGCGGCGGCGCAGCCCCCGGCGGAGCTCGGCGACGGAGTCGATAATGAAGCGGGCGCGGTAGGGGCCGGTGCGGTCGAAGCCAGTGGGGGAGCGGCCGAAGTCACGGGGATCGAAGAGGAAgacggggaggagggagagggagtCGGCGTTGGCGGCGGACAGGGCCTCGTGGTCGTGGAGGCGGAGGTCAGCGCGGAACCAGACGAGGGAGCAGCGGCGGGCGGTTGCTCCGGCGGCCGGGTCGgagtggcggcggcggaggaaggaggagggggagaggaggaggaagttgGAGATCTTGGAAGGAGTGCAGAGCCTGGAAGAGGGTTTGGAGTGTggggagaagagggagagggagagagaggagatTTGAGAGGGGATGTTGAACTTGAGTTGGGAATGGAAGGCGGAGAGGGAGTGTTTGGGTGAGGGGGAgtgagaggaggagaagggggagaGGTGAGAGGGGAGGAGAGACATGGAGAGGGAAGCCAGTGGGAGATCGGCCGTCGCGGTGGGAGGTTGAGTTTTGATGTCAACTTCTTGGGATTGGGAAGAGGGGATGGAGGAGGGAGGGTGGGTGTTGGGTTCCATTGGGTTGAGGCGAGGGAGGACGGAGTGTAGTGGCGAAGGTGAGGGAGTGACGAAGAGTTTGTTTGGTGGACAAGGTTTGCATATTATCTATTATGAAATATTTTGCTGTAGCAATGTGAACGGGTCAGATTATATCAAATTGGGTCGTACGTTTCTGGTTTAGTATTTAAGGGCCACGTAAATCCCAACCGTTTAAATCAGATGATGATAAATTAATGGGGATTTTGGTatctgagtatatatatatatatatatatatatatatatatatatatatatatatatatatatataattggtaTTTAAGGGCCACGTAAATCCCAACCGTTTAAATCAGATGATGATTCATTAATGGGGTTTTGGGTgtctgagtatatatatatatatatatatatatatatatatgtatatatatatatatatatatatgtatatatatatatgtatatatatatatgtatatatatatgtatatatatatgtatatatgtatgtatgtatatatgtatatatacatatatacatatatacatatatacatatatatatatgtatgtatatatatatatgtatgtatatatacatatacatatacatacatatatatatacatatatatatatacatacatacatacatatatatatacatatatatatatgtatatatatatatacatatatatatacatatatatatgtatatatatatatatatacatatatatttatatatatatgtatatatatgtatatatatatacatatatatttatatatatatgtatatatatgtatatatatatacatatatatatgtatatatatatacatatatatacatatatatatatacatatatatatatatatatatatatatatatatatatatatatatatatatatatatatatatatatatatatatatatacctggtACCTAAAGAGAATAGACGAGATAAGAAGCTCCATCATTCTCCTTGACTTACTTGGTTTATTCTAATAGGAAGGAGTGGGTTTCATTCCAGTGCTCACTACTCCCAATCGGATACTGTGCTACAGCGCACTCGAGTGTGAAGAAAGAGGTAAGGCAGTTTCCGTTTTCAAGTCAGCAGCAAATGAAACTATAGAATATACTGTTCGAGTGGAATCCCGAGTGGAGTCTCTAATATCTAATAGACACTGCTTTGGCTTCCTTACCTTACCCGGTGCTTCATACGAAAGATTCCATTCATTCCTTGCTGGGTGAGAAAGGGGTCATTTCGTTTTGGGCAGAAGCATAGGAAAGTCGTACTAGCGTTGAAGCGAGGTGAATGGATTGTTTGTTACTTGATCAGTTGTTTGTTGAGTTCGAAGTAACAGCAAAGATCTAATGAAAGATATAATGTTAGGCTGAAATGCATTATGCAAATCTGTCACGGTACCTCTATGGTGGATTTCCTATTCTATAAGTTTGAACCCTATGTTaaagcaaaagaagaaaagggTTTCTAGTCTACTAAAGTAGTGGTCCAGTAGTCCTCAAAACGGATTGTCCCATCTTCTTCAGCGCTAAAGGAAGGTATGCAAATGAAAGTGATGGCTATACTATGGAAAAAAGACCCAGTTTGAGCTGCACACACTTGCACTTTTGTCGCCCTAGGTATTAGAGTTTCGGGTGATAGACTTAATAAGAACCCCCTCGGCCTGTGACCTAGATCAGTTTCCTCTACCCCACGGACCAATACGCATGGCCCATTCCAGACCATGAGATAGGTAAAGGGGAGCCGCTGATGACCAGAAACCAAAATGGCCCAGTGAGATTAGTTAACGGAATGAATTACGACACGGAGAGAGGCTATATGAAAGAAAAGAATACGGAGCAATCTTCGCTTGAGACGGAGCTTCCTTAGAGTAGACAGAGACTAATCCTAGCTTTATGACTGGGCAAGCAGCTAGTAAAGAGCAAGAGATAGTTATGCGGACGAGATTGATTCCTTCTACGGAGAAATCAAGTATAGATCGGCGCCTCTATTAACTCTCGTTAGCACAACTTCAAAGAGCTCACTAAGCCATTACTAGTTGCTAGCTATGATGCTCTGTTTGTTTACTGTATTAGTTCAATATAATTGCTCGATCTCACTAATTGTTGAAATCGATTGCAGTTGCTTGGCCCAGGTAGTAGTTGTTATTCTAGGTGAAAATGAGAAACCAGATATATTTCTTTGCTCTGATCCCCAAACACAGGACTTGGTTTATTACTAGCAATGAAGTTAGCAGAGAAGAGTAAGAGGCGAGGCAGAAGCACTAACTGAGTTGAGCTCGGGGTTAACCACTTATTAGAGGTTAAGGGTTGACTACGGTGTCGGTTCttcaatacatacatacatacatacatatataaatatatatatatatgtatatacatatatgtatgtatatacatatatgtatgtatgtatgtatatatatatatgtatgtatatatatatatatatatatatatatatgtatatatatatatatatatatatatatatatatatatatgtatatatatatgtgtgtgtgtgtatgtatgtatatatgtatgtatgtatgtatatatatatatatatgtatgtatgtatttatatatatatgtatgtatatatatgtatgtatgtatatatatgtatgcatgtatatatatatatgtatgtatatatgtatatatatgtatgtatatgtatatgtatatgtatatgtatatatatatatgtgtatatgtatatatgtatttatatgtgtatatatatatatattatatttatatgtatatgtatatatatatgtatatgtatatatatatatattatatatgtatatatatatatatacatatatatgtatatatgtatatatatatatatacatatatatatatatatgtatatatatatatacatatatatatatatatatatgtatatatatatgtatatatatatatgtatgtatatatgtatatatatatgtatatatgtatgtatatatgtatatatgtatatatatatgtatatatgtatatatatatatacatatatatatatatatacatatatatgtatatatgtatatatatatatgtatatatatatgtatatatatatatatatatatatatatatacatatatatatatatacatatatatatatatatatatatgaatgataaattttaaaaaaaatctaactttGACTTTTTTTTATAGAACGtctcaagttaaaaaaaaatttaatagtaTTCTCTTGATTTTAAATGACATGAATATTTTTATAGAATCTATTGAGTTTGGATtgatttgaaaaaataaaagatttaatataaataatatggtataTTATTTATCTAATTTCAAAGGATGTGTATGGGTGTATGGCTTGTTATCTTCAACAATGATGATCGTATCCttattcaaatttcaaaggatgtGTATGGGTGTATAACGTTTTAGGGCTTTcaattattgaatcttgaattttgataatgaaataaattaaagTTTTAGGCTCCTTCATATACGTTGAAGGTTTGGACGATGCATTATGAGAtcaccaagagttcatcgaaagatcatcggaagatcgtcgggagTGCGCCGGAAGTTTCGttggagttcggatgaacaattgacgTGCCGGACAACTAGGATTATTTGCATTATAATtttttagccttaattatcatagttagggtttTAATTTGAGTTGGTTTTAAGAGAAattatactaactcaattagaggtcaaTTATGCCTGAATTAAAGTTTAATTGGGCCTGTTGTTTGGCTCATTTAGTGACACTTGAGGCTTGACCTCCCAAGTAGTCTAGGCAGTCGTATCGTCGATAGTTAgtgctgccaagcggtggtatcgctagagtccAGTCTCCAAGGTTCTGTCAAGCAatcgtaccacccagattgggcgatggtactgctagtgtcAATCTATAGGCGGTGGTTGTAATATCCctcttttaaatttattaataaagatttatttataaatcagaggacctatatgtaaatatagaaattttaaggactaaactattaagtttaaaaaaaaaaggaaaatcgaaaattttggttttatcccaccgcctcccacgctctgtaTTTCTCGAGaatcagagagaggagcggtggggcgtgggaagaagaagaagagggaaaagaagagaggaagaagagggaaaaagagaagacatatgtagaatacaaaacagggagaggactcaaaggaaaagtagaaggatttgggctgacaccttctttggatctttggatcaaaatctttgaaaggcaagtgttcctatccttccaattgcaagctttctaatctttccgattgcaagtgtcttgatctttctttactgtaattttatctctacatttgctttgaatatgaggaactttgaattgttctagccttgca
Protein-coding sequences here:
- the LOC135605132 gene encoding blue-light photoreceptor PHR2-like: MEPNTHPPSSIPSSQSQEVDIKTQPPTATADLPLASLSMSLLPSHLSPFSSSHSPSPKHSLSAFHSQLKFNIPSQISSLSLSLFSPHSKPSSRLCTPSKISNFLLLSPSSFLRRRHSDPAAGATARRCSLVWFRADLRLHDHEALSAANADSLSLLPVFLFDPRDFGRSPTGFDRTGPYRARFIIDSVAELRRGLRRRGSDLVVRIGRPEVVLPELARAAGADAVYAHREVSHDEARVEERIAKAMEAEGVEVKYFWGSTLYHIDDLPFELENMPTNYGGFREKVKGVTVRKTIDTPEEVKGLPLRGDIEPGEIPSLQDLGLNPPPTMSQDGKPVMSASLVGGENEALERLKKFAAECCAQPNKGNRDNTRNSIYGANFSCKISPWLAMGCLSPRFMLARLKKTATRTISAAVSQTNGVDSTDGGMNWLMFELLWRDFFRFITKKYSSTKKAEAVPACTGALV